One Nonomuraea angiospora DNA segment encodes these proteins:
- a CDS encoding tyrosine-type recombinase/integrase, translated as MRCHEEPGPHLERGRPRPQTRHLRPHDARHAFAFRLSEASGHNRAELERRLGHANDRYLCLYTDPPDDIYPGC; from the coding sequence ATGCGATGCCATGAAGAACCCGGCCCGCACCTGGAGCGCGGTCGACCCCGACCGCAAACTCGGCACCTGCGCCCGCACGACGCCCGCCACGCCTTCGCCTTCCGGCTGTCCGAAGCCTCCGGCCACAACCGCGCCGAACTCGAACGCCGCCTCGGCCACGCCAATGACCGCTACCTGTGCCTGTACACCGACCCGCCCGACGACATTTATCCGGGGTGCTGA
- a CDS encoding cyclase family protein encodes MTAERPMPTQDDVLGYFNTLSNWGRWGDDDELGTLNHITDDVRLAAARAVRHGRSVSCAWEVAVPEDMERSTTTCPCAADMPGAENMPVPAFHADRRWGFSSERLGITFHGNTLTHVDSPCHIFWDGTMYNGRSHSLVDAATGSAWASVTAAANGIITRGVLLDIARVRDVPWLEPGQGVFPDDLEEAERRQGVRVRSGDAVLLRTGYGRARHETGAVSGFTQAGWHASCLPWLHEREVALIGADTPQDVQPSGYEDVLMPVHAVSLVAMGLWMLDNCDLEACATTAAELGQWDFHLAVAPVRFAGTSGSPVNPIATF; translated from the coding sequence ATGACGGCAGAGCGACCGATGCCCACACAGGACGACGTCCTCGGGTACTTCAACACGCTGTCGAACTGGGGACGATGGGGTGACGACGACGAGCTCGGCACTCTGAATCACATCACCGACGACGTCCGGCTGGCGGCGGCGCGTGCCGTGCGCCACGGCAGGAGCGTGTCGTGCGCATGGGAGGTTGCCGTACCGGAAGACATGGAGCGGTCGACGACGACGTGCCCGTGCGCCGCCGACATGCCGGGTGCCGAGAACATGCCGGTACCCGCATTCCACGCCGACCGGCGCTGGGGCTTTTCGTCCGAGCGGCTCGGCATCACGTTCCACGGCAACACCCTCACCCACGTCGACTCGCCGTGCCACATCTTCTGGGACGGCACGATGTACAACGGGCGGTCGCACTCGCTGGTCGACGCCGCAACGGGATCGGCGTGGGCGTCCGTCACGGCGGCGGCGAACGGGATCATCACGCGTGGCGTGCTGCTGGACATTGCGAGGGTCCGCGATGTGCCGTGGCTGGAACCGGGGCAGGGTGTGTTTCCCGACGATCTCGAGGAGGCTGAGCGTCGCCAGGGTGTGCGGGTGCGATCCGGCGATGCGGTGCTCCTGCGGACCGGCTATGGCCGCGCCCGGCACGAGACCGGTGCGGTCAGCGGTTTCACGCAGGCCGGCTGGCACGCGTCCTGCCTGCCATGGCTGCATGAACGGGAGGTCGCGCTGATCGGCGCTGACACCCCCCAGGACGTTCAGCCATCGGGGTACGAAGACGTGTTGATGCCGGTTCACGCCGTGAGCCTCGTCGCCATGGGTCTGTGGATGCTCGACAACTGCGACCTGGAGGCGTGCGCGACGACCGCTGCCGAGCTCGGCCAGTGGGACTTCCACCTCGCAGTCGCGCCGGTCCGCTTCGCCGGTACGTCCGGCAGCCCGGTCAACCCGATCGCCACATTCTGA
- a CDS encoding class I SAM-dependent methyltransferase, translating into MDADPASNPCLRQPRIDDAFGRILARCWDAGAAPWSAVEVIERDDGLITANDASRYFAEPEHWPDLERWGWEQGAGRILDVGCGGGRHAVPWLALGHEVVGLEPSPEAVRVLRERGVEAVIGSVPSLPEGLGEFDTIALFGNNLALLGSPAQAPEVLAALAAVARPGALLIGSGMDPGDGGAAHADYQAWNLRRGRARGQLRIRVRDGATTTPWFEYWLATPDELVAAVAESAWTLEALERDPAGPGYIARLSC; encoded by the coding sequence ATGGACGCAGACCCGGCTTCAAACCCGTGCCTGCGGCAACCGCGCATCGACGACGCTTTCGGCCGCATCCTGGCCCGTTGCTGGGACGCGGGAGCCGCGCCGTGGTCGGCGGTTGAGGTGATCGAGCGCGACGACGGCCTGATCACTGCCAACGACGCGTCGCGGTACTTCGCCGAGCCGGAGCATTGGCCGGACCTGGAGCGCTGGGGATGGGAGCAGGGCGCCGGCCGGATCCTGGACGTGGGGTGCGGTGGCGGGCGGCACGCCGTCCCATGGTTGGCTCTCGGCCATGAGGTGGTCGGTTTGGAGCCGTCGCCCGAGGCGGTGCGCGTCTTGCGCGAGCGGGGGGTCGAGGCGGTCATCGGCTCGGTGCCGTCCCTGCCCGAAGGGCTCGGAGAGTTCGACACGATCGCCCTCTTCGGCAACAACCTTGCCCTGCTGGGCAGCCCGGCGCAGGCACCCGAGGTTCTCGCGGCACTTGCCGCGGTGGCCCGCCCCGGCGCACTGCTGATCGGCTCGGGCATGGACCCCGGCGACGGCGGCGCCGCCCATGCCGACTACCAGGCATGGAACCTCCGCCGCGGGCGGGCTCGCGGACAGCTGCGTATCCGGGTACGGGACGGCGCGACGACGACGCCATGGTTCGAGTACTGGCTCGCGACACCGGACGAACTCGTGGCCGCCGTCGCCGAGTCGGCGTGGACCCTGGAGGCCCTGGAGCGCGACCCGGCAGGCCCCGGCTACATCGCCCGCCTGAGCTGTTGA